Genomic segment of Falsibacillus pallidus:
AATACAATCAGGCAGTCCCTTTCTATGGTATCTGACAGCGGCATCAACTTGGACGCAGCAGAAGAAGAGTTTGATGAATATTATCAATTCACAATCAAGATTCCAAAAAAGAAATAATATCGCTCAAACGGCACAATCTCATTCTCAGCTGCCGATGCGTTAGAAAACATAGATATAGAAATCATAGATTCCGATCATATCCATAAGCCGGTGAGAAGCTTTGAAGCAAAGTTTCTCACTTTTTTTATATGAAAAAATTAGGAAATTTAATTTTTTTGATGGAAACACCAACGAAGGAAGAATTTTTTGATAAAATAGAATACATGATTGCAATATTACTAGGAAATTAAGGTAGGTGACACCGTTGGGCAAGATTATTACCATTGCCAACCAAAAAGGGGGCGTTGGCAAAACAACAACCTCCGTAAATTTGGGAGCCTGCTTAGCATACATAGGAAAGAAAGTATTATTAGTGGATATTGACCCTCAAGGAAATGCCACAAGTGGTGTAGGAATTGAAAAAGGAGATGTCCATCAATGTATCTATGATGTGCTCGTAGATGACGCAGATGTCAAAGAGATCATTAAATCGACGGCTGTCGATAATCTCAATGCCATTCCTGCAACCATTCAATTGGCCGGGGCAGAGATCGAATTAGTGCCGACCATTTCACGGGAAGTCCGATTGAAGCGGTCACTCGAAGCAGTAAAAGATCAGTATGACTACATTATCATCGACTGCCCTCCTTCTTTGGGGCTGTTGACTATAAACGCTTTGACAGCATCTGACGCAGTGCTGATCCCTGTTCAGTGTGAATACTATGCACTTGAAGGGCTCAGCCAGCTATTGAATACGGTTCGCCTCGTCCAGAAGCATCTCAATCACGATTTGACGA
This window contains:
- a CDS encoding ParA family protein translates to MGKIITIANQKGGVGKTTTSVNLGACLAYIGKKVLLVDIDPQGNATSGVGIEKGDVHQCIYDVLVDDADVKEIIKSTAVDNLNAIPATIQLAGAEIELVPTISREVRLKRSLEAVKDQYDYIIIDCPPSLGLLTINALTASDAVLIPVQCEYYALEGLSQLLNTVRLVQKHLNHDLTIEGVLLTMLDARTNLGIQVIEEVKKYFQDKVYKTIIPRNVRLSEAPSHGEPIIIYDPKSRGAEVYLDLAKEVVTNG